From the Pocillopora verrucosa isolate sample1 chromosome 11, ASM3666991v2, whole genome shotgun sequence genome, the window GTTATCCAGTTAAAGTTGATAAATCTTACCTCACTTGAGATGGAAGCCTTTCTGTTCATTGGAGGGAGACTGGTTAACTGGCAAGGCACAAAAACTTCCTTCTTGCCAACACCATTGGTACCAAAATCTAATCCGAGCTAACAGTAAAATAAATCTAACTGTGAGATTAAATTGGTATTTGGTATTATCAGTCCCGAGTTGATCACATAAATTTGCCACTGTAAAGAGTGTCAAAGCTGACCTTTTCAGCATTACCCCTTCATGAGAGCGAAAAGCACTAAGCTATAGTTATGatgctctgacgaagggtaaACACTCAAAATgtgagctttgaaactcttttaagtggccaatttacattactaACTCGGGTCATaattactaaattaccctgttatttTCTCCCACCAAAGCAGTGAAACACTTTCTCAAGACTTTATTCACTAATAATTATGTGTTTGATTCACTTACCTGCCCTGAATCAGCTCGTCCCCACACCCACACATATCCAGCGGTATCCATAGCAACAGAAAACTCTGCACCAACACTTATAGCTGTAATACTCTTGCTTGATAGTTTGTGAAGTAGTCTGGGGGTcatctgataaaaattttatacaacaaaaatttaGTGACAACTTGGAAAAGCTGCATTAAACCTTGACAGATTCATTGGTTCTTAAATTAAAGCTTGCTCAAACTTACAGTAATAATTAGTTGATGAGAGTTTTAACTATCATGCACATTTCAACAAGCACCTTTTTTTTACACATAATCAACATCATCCTCTATCATCAACTTCCATACAATTTGGACTCATTTAAATTTGACACAAGAGTTAATGATAGTTTTTGCCATTTGACTGAACAGTTGAAAATGTGTGATTACAGTTTTTTCAGTcagcaattttttccaaaatatgaATTAATGGTACACTCTCAGAAGTTACTCAGGGCCTTTTCCATGCCCCCCTCCCTTTCCATTTGAGATACTATTTAACACCTTGTTCATATAACTGCAGATCTtagaggaaggaaaaaaaacagtggaattaaaaattttgccatttatttataaataagaCCCATGTActaaaagatttgttttgataataattattacaaaatgcttCAGGGAAAAATGTCAGATTAAGCTAATGACAAACCTGTGGTTCCATTTTTCCACCAAGCCCCAGTTGTCCATAATCATCATATCCCCAGCTGTAAAGTTGACCAGACTCCATAACTACCATGTAATGCCAATTGCCGCAACACACCTgacaaaacaatatttaaattttgtagtaCCCTCAAACTCTGAAGACCATTAAAACAAGCCTGAAACATAACCAGAAGAAGCAGGAAGCTACTGTCCACAATCAGACACAAATgtccattttggaaaaaaaactaaaattgggCACTAgtgtaaaaaattaaacacaggTGTCTAAAAAAATTCACCCGTGTCCAAAACTGGACATTATTGTCAAAAATTGGAGCATGGTGTGATGACAATAAAGTGTCATACAACAGAACAAAACACATTTACCCTGGCTAAGTCTCCAACAACATCTAGCCTTTGATCGTAAGCCCTGTATTGTTTTAAACATGAGGCTACCACATTCTCTGGCCAAAGGTGTATGGTCCAGTACATCAACATACGATATAGCCTACTTATTAAGTATGGTAATGACTACTCTTAAAATTCCTTTAGCCTTTCCTTAAAGGTTTGGCATGAGTAAATCTTTCAAATCATTCTAAGAACTTTTAGAGTTGGTAGAAACTTACATCTTTAATTCGTGATGAAAAAGTACAGTCCAATCTCACAGGTAGTAATCTGTGTGATGTTGCATTGGAAGGAAGTGATGCCTGTGCTGAGCGTTTTGATCGATACTCCTGTCTCTGAAATACATAATGAAATGATTCTCTCTGAAACTCTGTATTCACTGTAGTCTAAACATTGGTATCAAGTCAAAAAAACCACGATTTTTATTATTAAGCCAATGACAacagttgcaaaaatttaattttgctcaCCATACAATATCTGAAAAAGTGTGGACTTCTTCCCCAGTTGAAAATTTTCTGGTCTTCTGTGATAGCcagctgaaaacaaaaaattaatcatcacCCACAAAtctaaaaccaaaattattattactttttgtACCAcaattatccttttttccaGTACGAGAAATTTAGAAAGAAATCttttcctgaaacaaatttGGTgcaaatactaaaaaaaaaaaaaacctaagaatAGTTGGAGATAATTGTGAATAACAACTCTCTGAAAAACCCTCTCAGCTGGCTGTGGGCCGACTGTCAGCTGACTGATGGCCAATAGTCCATGGACTGTTGCCTGACTGTGGCCCAACAGACAACCAACTGTCTGCCAACAGTTTAAACTCACTGTTGGCCAACAGATGGCCAACAGTTGGACAGTACACTGTAAGTGATCTGTCAGCCAATAGATTTTATCAGGGAGCctttcttcacaattaccaattTGGCAATGATACTTACAGTTTCAAAGGATCCACAACAAATCAAGTATACTTTCTCATGCTTCAATGTTTCCACAAGCACAGGAAGTGTCTGCTTACTGTTGGTTCCCAGCCCTAACTGACCATACAATCCTGTGTAAAACAATCACCACAAGATACATAAATTAACCAAGTAagtgtttttataaaattaGAGATAACTAACCTGAATATCATTAAGGAATAAAGGCAAGTCAGTCAATTTTGAAGAGCAAGACATTGATACATGGATTTGTAATTTATACTCAGTCTAAACtataaattaaacttgatttaaaaaataccAGCAGATCACAGGGAGGGTATCTATAAATCTGCCTAAAATTCAGCATAAGGTTTTGTTCAATTGCCATTCAATTGTTGGTCtccaaagtttaattttttgaacAATACTTTACTGCTGATGCTTTtccaaaatgaacaaaaaacaaaccaatttgaaacaaaaatacatatAAGGGATTTTATGTTTAATGCTTGACTGGGAAATACATACCTCCTCCAAATGTGAGGACTTTTccctaaaaaaagaaatggtttTAAATGAGGTTGGAAAACATTGCCACTCTTTCATTTACCGtaataaatttaaatgtatGGCTTTTAATTGATGTGGGTCCTGTAAAGTTCTTTCATAGCTGCAGGGTCTCTTGTCTTATAACCCAGGTTAGTAACACTCATGTCAAAATACAATGTTTTGGTCAGGGCATAAAACTCACTGGATGGGAGACATAATAAACTAATAGTTTGTATATATGCGAGGCTCTAGATCGCCAGGTCCATGTTTTAACTCTTGTTACATCATTATCATGTTCCTAGGGAAGACTCTTTTCTCTTACAGTGCCTTTTCTCAGTAAAATGGATACCAACAAACTCTAGGAGAAAACCTGACACAATGCTagaaagaggggggggggggggaagggggtagCCTTCTGTGTACTGGCATCCTGTCCCAGGGGGAACACCAGTATTCTAATCACTTGGATTAGATCTGGCTTTGAATATTGCTCTGCCACTGCTTTTCATCAttcaaaaagaagctttgctTATTCAGGTGCAGAATTTATAATAAGAAACCAAAACCAACCTGAGCTGTAAGTACTGCACTGTGTGAATATCCAGCAGCTAGTGCGGTCACTTGATATTCATCAAGTGTTTGCACATGTGTTGGCAGGAGTGCATCTTCGATGCTACCCACTCCTAACTGTCCATGGACACCCCATCCCCATGACCACACCCGGTGGTCTGCTGACAGAGCCATGGAGTGATAGTGTCCACACATAactgctatacatttcttgtCCGACAGCTCAGTAATGTAAACAGGCCTTGTCTGTTGCTGTGTGTCTCCTTGGCCAagctttacaacaaaataacACACCATTGTTAAAACTATTTTTGTGAAAACatgaaattatttccaaataaTGCATTAACTGATTCAAAAATTGTCACTTAAAAGAGCTTGTTACAATCAATTAACTATATTCCCACTGCTGTGTTTCCTACCTGTCCATACTCTGATGATCCCCAAGAATACACCTAGGtcaggaaaaataataaaattaatccCAAACATATACTTCTTCCCAGCTGCCCTCACATCAATAGATTAAAATGTATTGTGgaaataatcaaattaatcCATTACACATATTTCATGCAAGCTACCCTCACATCAACATATTAACATGTATTTCCTCTTACTAAGGATATGAATCATGGTTAATGGTTCCTGTCTAAGATGAGGGCAGTCCTTCTTTAAGTCTGCTGAGAGGGTTCAGCCTTACTATAATATATTAttcacatcaaaatttcaactcTCTTGCTGAGATGAATGAGAAAAACTTCTGATCTTGATCTTCTTGAGAGCAAGCAACAGGTTCATAACTTTGGCTAGCTCTTACCCCATCACTGCAGAGAGCCAATGTGTGTTCCATTCCACAAGCTACTGACAACACATTAATCCTAAAGCAAAGAAGATAATTACACTCTGCTTAAAAGAGGAGGAAGACACTGAACCAATCGGTCAAATGGAATTTGCAACCAACATTACATTAGTAAAAGAACATCatgagaaagataaaaaatcaTTCCTGAAGCatttcaaaaacatttgaaaaaccaAATCTCACTTCAATAAAACCAACCTGTGCATGTGGAGAATTTCAACCCGAAAAGGAACAGATTTTCCTTCTTCCTCAATTAAATCTCCATGACCCAATCTGCAGcaagaaatttggaaaaaacatttatttggtTATACTCCACAAAATCTAATAAGAACATAAAAGCAGAAATGGTAAATTCTTGAGCATAGATAAATACAGTGGGTGGGTGAATCAACCCTGTTTAGCTAGCAAATACCAACCAGAGGAAGACTGAAGGCACATCCCTATTTACTTGTGCCACACCAATTAGAAATTTGGTACCATTTAATAAATGCCAGTAGTAAACCCACTGTATACATGGACTACCCTATTATTGGGAATACCAACTTGAAGCTGTCCTGTTCCCTACACAAAGTGGGAGACCTATATATCCCGTGGTTTATTCTCTGAATTAATAACTAACAGTAACCTtgttaacagaaaaatatttgtcaatGTTGATGCTGTAAGCAAGTGCACGATGATGATTTAACATTTGGCAGACTTTCATTGTCATAAATATAACTGCATATAATTCTGTAGAGATGTTTTTTGGCGGCACATGTACCTTCCTTTTTGCGATCTTCCCCAGGTATAAACATCCCCTGATGAGCTAACAACAGCTGAGTGTTGTTGACCACAAGACAACCTGACAGGCCTGCACAGGAACTCCACTGTTCCTTCCTATTATGAACAGGAACAATCATTACTTGGTTTGTAGGGAATAGGAAGAGTGCTACAGAATGTGCGTGGTTCACTAAATACCATGATTTAAGAACTCAAATACTTCACATTACCCTCTTCCTTCCATGACTATTTTCAGAAGCTTGGTCACCACCAGAAATACACTTTAATGCCGCAACTCTGGATGAGGACAATAAAAAGTATCAATGACTCACAATAGGGTAATTTTTAagtagtattatcaactgagataGCATTAATTGGCtgccataaagagtttcaaagccaaCGTTTCAAGCATTGGCCCTTCATCAAATTGAATCATCTGCTCTAAAGAAGGGGTTACGCTTGGAAtgtaagctttgaaactctttatattagccaattcacgttatcaactcagttgataatagtacattatcttgttatactcttccaccaatgcagcaccacagtttcttttaataAGAAACTTACCCTAATTTATTCAATGACTCACAATAGCCCAATATGATTTGCAGCTATTATTCATGTACTGACAAAAACCTTAACTCTCATTTCAAAGATACCAacgttaaaaaataatttagttttaaaaaactggGCTTActttgcctgaaaaaaaaaagtcatgtaTATTTGACCTTTAACATATAGGGATGGCAAAAGCACAAGCATTTAAGAGAAGGAGCTGGGGGAGAACAGATCTGGGGGAGAACAGATCTGGGGGCATGGTCCTAGTTGTTAAAAGATGACTCTTAACCAATCGAAAATGAAAAACGCCTGCCCATCTCTCTCAAAGAAATGGAGATAAAAACTGAAGCATGGACCAGAGTAGATGAATCATTTTTGCTGGTAACCTTCTACTTTTGACATCACcctaaatttataaaatttattgaaataaaaaggaatacaCACCTTGCATCAGCATCCAACTTGTCATCTCTGAgatgatttaaaaccaaaagaCAACATAAAAACAGCTCAATCAGATCCTGCAGGGAAGGTTGCTTAGTATCCTCCTGTATATatcacaaaggaaaaattcaacATTTATTTAGAAGTTTGCAGAAGGTAAGATCAACGGATCTTTTGAATCTTTGTCATCTTGTTCCAGTTTAGTTCATAAATATTCCATAAAAATTTATCATAACAGCttatcccccctccccccccccaccacctcTACATCACACTCATTCCTTAATCCATAATAACTCCCTACATCTTTTGCAACAATCAATGAAAAAAGTTCCTTCCTTTGGAGATTTCAATGATCTTCTGTTGAATGTGTATGGgtaatttaaataattaaaatgatttattgtattaaaaaaaactaactatGACAGACCTGTCCAAAGCTGACTGTACTTTCAACAGAAAGTACTGAGCTGATCGAGCTTCCAGATATAgtcctgaaacaaaatgaatGTCAAACATCAGCCTATTTATGTGAACTCTAATCAATAACTATCACAATGGTTGCTTTTATCACTATCACAATCATGATAATTATTGTTTATTACTCAATAACTTGTCGTGATTTGGATTATTGCAGTGATCATCAACATCTTGAACCACTAACACCGTCCAGCTGTATTTCTCAATTGCTATCATGATGGTAGTGTGCATTACAACTGATGCATGACATAGTGTTCAACTTATTGATTGtatattaaataaacaaactttaaGTAAAATGTAGCctgacatagtttgatgctactgactggtttgcagatttaatgaatgtaaccaaagaagttataattcatagacccaacggGGTgatcaggggtgatctaaacgctgcaacaagaggtctttTATTCAACTTTCATGGATGTTAGTCACAATATGTAAAGTAgtcataaattatttatctgtTAAAGTTCCTTGAAAACAACTTCAAACCCTTCTATTTATTGGTTTTACTTCAGGATAAACAAGAAATGTTGTTATCACTTTTTGACACAGTTAATATCCAAATGCATGACTTATCTCAGTCtttattgaccctttaactcccaagatctgattgttaattctctcctctagctgttATATATTTCTCTGTAactaagttatgagaatttggtgttagatcaggaaaaaaacttgtacctgataagtttgagaattctcactATCTCTTTTTTGGATAAGGAAgggatattattgggagaaattacatgataatcactcctgggagttaaaggattaacaatAACAAATTCTTACCTCTGCTTTGGAGGGCTCATTTTACTTGCCAAGGATCTAAATGAGGGACGAGATGGGTCCAGAACTCGAGCGACATGCACCAAGCTTTCTTCATTCAGTGAAGTCAGATGAGATAGAATGAATTTCAGATGACTTAAAATAGTTTCAGGCTATACAAAGGAacatattaagaaaaaaatcagttcaataaaaataattaggCAAAATGATTACCCTCCACTTTAAAACCTTCCACATTATGTTTATGATACAACAGTACTGAccactaaaataaaaatgcttaGGTAGCTAGATACATGTAGGAAATGATTTTGCCTCATAGTACCTTTGACAACAGAAATGATACTGCATCCTTAGGGTCCATGCAATGTATGAAAGCACCTATTATACATACAGAGTAATTATAAGTTGGAGGtgaatatcaaataaagttaataaaaaatgaatgcaTCATTGTTCTTCGTTGGAATAGCATCTGAAGCTTAAAATAATGAACCTCATAAGTCACAAATTAAACGAATTTTCAGTATAATTTTCAAGCATCTTCCAAAgtaagcatttttttctttacttaaaaaaattctgaacaGGCACAACTCAATAGAACACTTAATGCAAGACCATCCTATCAAATTGAATGCAAATTGATCAAACTTTCTATTCAAGTACTGCAATAAAATCTTTCTCACCATTGGCACTTCTGCTGATGATATCAGTGAACCCTCTGGATGCTAACTTGCCCTGAAGTTCACATGAGAGGTGAAACTGTCCTTTCTGTGCAAGCATGTCCAGAGTTTTAGCCATGAGCCCTCTTGCCTGTGAATAAAATACAACTGACTGAGTCTCAATTCAGTCTTTCCACTAAGATTATTAATTGTGCATTTTGCAACATCATGCAATACAGTCAAAACCCCGGACAAACTGTTCAAATTATTTAAAGTCAGTCTGAAGTTACTTTCCATGATCTCATTTTGTAGGCTTCACAAGCCTCAAGTTTCTAAATAGGATTTGAAGTAAGTGCAGTGTTCTACAGAAGCTACCACAGCTTGCATTTTCATTGATTACTTAGTTTTGAAGCACTGCCTACTTTAATCCAACAAAGCAGTGCAATACCCATGATCTTGagctaaaaataattgttaACCTTTGTCAACTAGAGTATTTTTTTTGCTGAGTGGACGTTATTAAAAAATCTCCACAGAACACTTCAAGTATCTGCCTAGACTGAAGTAACTGGCTGTGACAAATGAAGAAACAAAGAGAGAGACAGGCTAGGTGAAGAGAAACATTTATTAAGTAATTAACCTtctgacccctgagagtgaccagcatctaatttctcccaacagtttAACCCCTGtatcacacagtaaggtcatgagaatgaaggaaatgatcactaacttaaaattttcttgattgataaacaaattctccttgtcagcacctaaggaatTGTAtagaaacagtatggagaatatgcatactgatgttagggtgtgaagggttaagtgACCATAAATCCCAAACTAATAGATGGGCGGGGTGGGAATTGGATGTTAAAAGCATTTGCAAGTGCAAATTTTTGATCGGTTTACCTACACCTCTCTCACTAACCTTAGCTACATCAAACATGAAGTTCTTGAGACCATATGCTGACAGCTGTTCCAAGGCAGTGAGCTCATCATAGTCAAAATTATCATTCAGGAATTGGCTGAAGGAGACAtaatgatgttaaaaaaaaaagagcataCATTAATCAGCAGATGAGTATTGTTTATTGCAGTCATTAGTTAAGGAAATTAGTTAAGCAATTACAGgtaatttattaaataaatatgacTGTGGCCACACCTGAATGCTTCAGAGAGTGTCTGTTGCTGAACTGCATTTCCACTATGATACAAAACCTGTCAATGGAAGGTAATGTTATAGTTTGAAGTCTGCTGTTTCATTAATAAATGAGGCTCACCACAGCTGATACTTAAAAACTCCAGGGTCTAAACTTAACAAAATACATCATTTGGCAAGAACCTGTTGTATGAAGCAGAAGAGTGTAAGATTGGATAGCTGTTTCCTCTCTGCAATGTGAACATCACTGTGCTTACTGAGTGCCTTgaaaaaagcaaagcaaagatTACATTgtaattttgatgatatttcatCAAACATTTAACATCTAACATTTTCTATTGTTGTGTTCccttgaatgaaaattaaaacatctttttttaacacaaatTCATTTCTACACTTCCAGTGTTATGtatctagaaaaaaaatgacatttactTAATTGATGGACAAAATACTTGCAATGAAATACCTCAAATcaacttttaattaattaacaCTTCATCATTTCTACCCataaatcaaaatacaaattaaagcaTTTTTACCTGTCTGAGATGAGCAAGGATATCTGCAACCCTGCCATGTTTTGCAAATTGAGCAACACGTCTCTCAAATGAGCACTGAACAGACAAGAAAAACTTTCAtgttacaatttgaatttgaatttttgcttaTTCATAATATAGAGCAGTGAAGAATAATTATATTGTTGTCCTTCTGGGTAGAGTAGGTAACCACACCATTAGAGATCAGTCAcaccccctctccctcccccccttacCTTGGATAAATGGTACAGTTCTAGTGCATGttcaaagttcttttttttcaatgccTCATCACCAGCCATctgaaagaaagataaattatTGCCTGCACTATTAGACTGTTACTGAATTTCCAGTCAGAGCACATTTTCCacaacaatcaatcaaaacacTTTGCCAATGGCATTGAGGGATAGGTTCTGTAAAGGTTGTGAAAGGAGGGTATCAATCTCTTTTGGCACTGATCTTAATACCCACAGTATCAACGAGTggttttcattcaattaatttattctgaCTTGTTTTCCCATCACCATATTTACACCaaaagcgtagctccatttcctgcatataaacacacacacacaacccacaattcctccattcattctgatgaagggctaacccttgaaacgtcagctttaaaactctttacagtggccaatttacattatcaactcagttgataataccaaattaccctaaCAACCTACTTAGCAGAGAGGAGATCATTAGCACAACTgaaccaaagtaaaatacaGCAAAAGTACACAACAATGCTCTTGTAAACTTCATAAGGGCTTCCCAtgttccacaagagaaaccACATTGACACTGACAGTGACTGCACTAACTTGGTAACAGTAACCCACCTTAGCTACAAGATGATGATGTTTAAAATCAATCTGTAAAAAATTCCAAAGCACTATTACAGGAACATAGCGATGCACACACCTCATACAACTTATTCACATCAAGGCCTGTGGTGATGGCAAGCACATCGGCAGCTGATGTGTCAGCACTGTTGACAGCTAGCTCTAGAAACAATTTCTCAGGTGACATCTTTGGCCTGCATTTAAAAACACCAGATGTTGTGACCAGGGTCACGCCATCCACAGTGTGTGACATCCTAGAAGAACTGCTTGTTGCATGTGAATGATCAAGATCATCAACGACAATAACACTCTCCACCAGCTCTGGGTGTTGAAACATGGCAACCATTTTTTCACCAGGTGGTAACACAAAGGTCTGGATGATACTCGACTCTGTCTTCTGTGaaggaattttgaaaattacagtCTCTTGgattatttaagtttcctttgactcctcagagtgactagcatctaatttctccttacaatatcacccctgaacaCACATTAAGGTtgggagaataaaggaaatgattacgaaccaaagaagctcttgattgtaaaacaaattctccttgccagtacagtatggagaatgtgtatactgatgctagggtaTAAAAGGGTTAAGTTGCAAAAATACAATCAGGTATTTCTAACTAAAAACCCACAATGTTGAACAACAAACTGTTCTTGCTGCTTTTCAGAAACACCTTTTAACAAACTTAGTAATTATTAATGCGAAAGTTTGGAACGATGGTGTAAAATGATCAAAACTTGAATTCCAATGCAGAAAAAAGTCTCCCTGAGTGATTCATACTGAATCCAACAGTATTTCAATGATTTTGTGTAAATCATATTTCAAGTTGTCAAAGGACGAGAGTTAAGCTTTAATTACATACTGACATCCAAGCACTGAATGACTTAAAAGATTGATTATATCAAAACATACAAGTTCAGGCAATAGTTATTTGTACAATATAATTTTAAATCATGTCATTCTCAAAATGTATGATACTTAAATTAAATGTAATCAAATAACCAATTTAT encodes:
- the LOC131772826 gene encoding uncharacterized protein codes for the protein MQNSSSSCNRELSQMAFELFELVCLLRVRPRVSQQLSKDDIKRLPSIQQAAFHEDDKRNLMVLLCSNGSLLLRAEEKGAAAVVKQVSWYQNPAKAIRIITLDPSGSWLVCACVDGSLYIIPVAGIVQSNSEMSVHYWPTDDITLIYKSDRRGSPSDLVWWQTVDDLHIAVIGTELGEILFVNLRSKVMLAAVEFKEGIKSFELMQDKQHETTSLLINTMSGGTVQMQLEYKSMRKPGLEQLKSPSSVATAMGYETLNRLTIPMESVFSGTGDMQDKIKPMPTTTSTGIIQFSVQYARNQVFIGAQNRKNDILEVYDIDVENLPMFVYKLPPGTSNVLLTDRVIFTITHQEQSEETLLSIQSSQLAETSLSVPKTHQKTESSIIQTFVLPPGEKMVAMFQHPELVESVIVVDDLDHSHATSSSSRMSHTVDGVTLVTTSGVFKCRPKMSPEKLFLELAVNSADTSAADVLAITTGLDVNKLYEMAGDEALKKKNFEHALELYHLSKCSFERRVAQFAKHGRVADILAHLRQALSKHSDVHIAERKQLSNLTLFCFIQQVLYHSGNAVQQQTLSEAFSQFLNDNFDYDELTALEQLSAYGLKNFMFDVAKARGLMAKTLDMLAQKGQFHLSCELQGKLASRGFTDIISRSANGAFIHCMDPKDAVSFLLSKPETILSHLKFILSHLTSLNEESLVHVARVLDPSRPSFRSLASKMSPPKQRTISGSSISSVLSVESTVSFGQEDTKQPSLQDLIELFLCCLLVLNHLRDDKLDADARVAALKCISGGDQASENSHGRKREGTVEFLCRPVRLSCGQQHSAVVSSSGDVYTWGRSQKGRLGHGDLIEEEGKSVPFRVEILHMHRINVLSVACGMEHTLALCSDGVYSWGSSEYGQLGQGDTQQQTRPVYITELSDKKCIAVMCGHYHSMALSADHRVWSWGWGVHGQLGVGSIEDALLPTHVQTLDEYQVTALAAGYSHSAVLTAQGKVLTFGGGLYGQLGLGTNSKQTLPVLVETLKHEKVYLICCGSFETLAITEDQKIFNWGRSPHFFRYCMRQEYRSKRSAQASLPSNATSHRLLPVRLDCTFSSRIKDVCCGNWHYMVVMESGQLYSWGYDDYGQLGLGGKMEPQMTPRLLHKLSSKSITAISVGAEFSVAMDTAGYVWVWGRADSGQLGLDFGTNGVGKKEVFVPCQLTSLPPMNRKASISSEHSLRSDLNTDVDIVWDLPDLSSIGNKSVPYGREALSIALRQLNDQYPAQPLIRHCLDIRDYLAAAVIYETVGDWPQVLGYSLRFLNDCYTSASCDGMRDKLLSSAFDIMHHVIRKFTEAQMNDEQSTQQTVWLLQEVLQFWTHNNLPFESLEGFLLKNLDILGYALSLLLIRDHFLSTPNKDAQGSGSAEINDTSKTLPQNFTVEFFNKVVTHVVHQLQEDDLGEEYASDLKSILARYSSTEDSPTSKDETFAQPFAQLDAGIRLKDFHAAQKHLWQEILDNIKKDLDKHPYIALSMTAAATIASAAVSQQRGWRGEGELITEPQLQADVVLFTCNHHFPRVYFQEFILPEFQQRMSELVMPLKHTTKLLLKYYSRQDGFLPTACPICVYNSIRIEQMEIAAAQSGNIENMPTRPWDI